Proteins from one Desmodus rotundus isolate HL8 chromosome 9, HLdesRot8A.1, whole genome shotgun sequence genomic window:
- the LOC112304974 gene encoding LOW QUALITY PROTEIN: olfactory receptor 2M2-like (The sequence of the model RefSeq protein was modified relative to this genomic sequence to represent the inferred CDS: substituted 1 base at 1 genomic stop codon) — protein sequence MDSRFPSLGLFPNMKYTSVLIYMVLLIYLAAITGDCVLLLLIWMDVKLHTPMHFLLSQLSLMDLALISSTVPKMMINFFSGRKNIMCLACGTQTFFFFFFTLGGAECILLTLMPYDRYVAVCNPLRYAIIMNHAVCLQMAAASWIGGILASTVHMFYTMNLSICGSREIXYFFCEMPAIMNISCKDTSTCELVVFGLGIVFLFIPFGLITASYTFILLAVLHMKSPKGRNKALTTCSSHLMVVSLYLGPRVYMYMTPGSSHSPEQEQAVSVFCTVLTPMLNPLIYSLRNKDVVGAFQKILGRHSVIKQNS from the coding sequence ATGGACAGCAGATTTCCTTCTCTGGGACTCTTTCCCAATATGAAGTACACCAGCGTCCTCATCTACATGGTCCTTCTGATCTACCTCGCTGCCATCACTGGGGACTGTGTCCTGCTCCTCCTGATATGGATGGATGTGAAGCTCCACACCCCGATGCACTTTCTGCTCAGCCAGCTTTCTCTCATGGACTTGGCCCTCATCAGCAGCACTGTTCCCAAAATGATGATAAACTTTTTCTCTGGAAGGAAGAACATCATGTGTCTTGCCTGTGGAacccagactttttttttttttttttttactcttgggGGTGCTGAGTGCATCCTCTTGACCCTCATGCCCTATGACCGATATGTAGCTGTCTGTAACCCCTTGAGATATGCAATCATCATGAACCATGCGGTCTGCCTGCAAATGGCTGCAGCTTCCTGGATTGGGGGCATTTTGGCTTCCACAGTCCACATGTTTTATACCATGAATCTATCCATCTGTGGCTCCAGAGAAATCTGATATTTTTTCTGTGAGATGCCAGCAATCATGAATATTTCATGCAAAGACACGTCCACTTGTGAACTAGTGGTGTTTGGGTTGGGAATTGTGTTTCTCTTCATCCCTTTCGGACTTATCACGGCTTCCTACACCTTCATCCTCCTTGCTGTCCTTCATATGAAATCCCCCAAAGGCAGGAACAAAGCCTTGACCACCTGCTCCTCCCATCTTATGGTGGTAAGTCTTTACCTGGGGCCacgtgtgtatatgtacatgacACCTGGTTCCTCCCACAGCCCGGAGCAGGAGCAGGCTGTGTCTGTGTTCTGCACTGTCCTCACACCCATGCTAAACCCACTCATCTACAGCCTGAGAAACAAGGATGTGGTGGGGGCCTTTCAGAAAATCCTGGGGAGGCATTCAGTTATtaaacaaaactcatag